In Grus americana isolate bGruAme1 chromosome 4, bGruAme1.mat, whole genome shotgun sequence, one genomic interval encodes:
- the FASTKD5 gene encoding FAST kinase domain-containing protein 5, mitochondrial has product MATVLICRRFPRLSRVTTFSTTAKCKAESGSSKRKQEKEENPETANTGTESVATIQLLDPQDYRVSYNPSAYAKSRAASRQHASGNSGQSLSDTFTSSGTAQVQHTFCTASSQALPPVRNTLPKPKSKPLLKQNISADFSVARTKEEAEKEKIETHDSKEDPRVFQRGRPEYRCLSYDKFDPVDTLPLEEGDSILHSVAEWKGSQSPGTITDYFHKLSRLPVEQHTALVSEPRFNTLCRCAVKNIGLFSTSDLIDILKACVRLVVPPTHPLLNACENEFCRRVWDMNLDQLLLVADCWRCLERSVPSYLSILFSYANMHWKDLTLPQFVQLVYIIGEGRRSPVDLMQKVESMILKYLDSFTLEEVGAICLGLFKSLSGISDHVMRKIADRVSLQMEDMSTYALVNVLKMLRYTRMDHLPLLKELGKVIPARIPLINIQGIMHITLTCSSLHYFDEGIMAAVATSLPSKVAYCRSKDAAKFLWSFGCLDYEPPNEEEFYSSLIEQMHRKLHEFGKFPEHLLTGLLGLAFVGHFPEELIDYALRDEFVQKTRGSKYELKKDLFTLSKSVEIECPSYQGSRLPPQLSQEITEMVLNFAEQEIYVRPEIVEATSLLQSMLGGPEYVKNHMILPHTRSSDLEVHLAMDGHPIPFNLKDPIADKKLKDIGVSLTDDLMSQLIKGRSNSQSPVEVENEARTAGQERREEARTPCTGDHAALSGGALITDARSQVEPKSGHCLEAPPSLVLNRQPRVVKLAIQVSNRNHYCYCSKRLLGLHCLKRRQLRQLGYVVVELPFWEWFPLLKRTRLEKLSYLHYKVFNPALLSRTG; this is encoded by the coding sequence ATGGCTACAGTGCTAATATGCCGAAGATTTCCAAGACTGAGCAGGGTGACTACATTTTCGACTACAGCCAAGTGCAAGGCCGAGAGCggaagcagcaaaaggaagcaggaaaaggaagagaaccCAGAAACAGCCAACACCGGAACTGAATCTGTGGCTACAATCCAGTTGCTGGATCCACAGGACTACAGAGTATCGTATAATCCATCTGCCTATGccaaaagcagagctgcctcccGGCAGCATGCTTCTGGGAACAGTGGCCAGTCTCTCAGTGACACTTTCACCAGCTCTGGCACCGCACAGGTTCAGCATACGTTCTGTACTGCCTCTTCTCAAGCTTTGCCACCTGTCAGAAACACCCTGCCCAAGCCCAAGTCCAAACCGCTCCTCAAGCAGAACATCTCAGCAGATTTCTCTGTGGCACGAACcaaggaggaagcagaaaaggaaaaaatagagacGCATGACTCCAAGGAGGACCCTCGTGTTTTTCAGAGGGGGAGGCCTGAGTACAGATGTCTCAGCTATGACAAGTTTGACCCAGTAGACACCCTTCCTTTAGAAGAAGGTGACTCGATTTTACACAGTGTGGCCGAATGGAAGGGCAGCCAGAGCCCAGGAACTATCACAGATTATTTTCACAAGCTGAGTCGTTTGCCAGTGGAACAACACACAGCGTTGGTGTCCGAACCCAGGTTTAATACACTGTGTCGTTGTGCTGTCAAAAACATCGGGTTGTTCAGTACTTCAGATCTCATCGATATTTTAAAGGCTTGCGTTCGTTTGGTAGttccacccacccaccctctGCTGAACGCGTGTGAGAATGAATTCTGCCGGCGGGTGTGGGACATGAACCTggaccagctgctgctggtggctgaTTGTTGGCGCTGCCTGGAGCGTAGCGTGCCTTCCTACCTGAGCATTTTGTTCAGCTACGCCAACATGCACTGGAAAGACCTGACTTTGCCCCAATTTGTGCAGCTTGTTTATATCATAGGTGAAGGCCGGAGGTCACCTGTGGACTTGATGCAGAAGGTGGAGAGCATGATTTTGAAGTACTTGGACTCCTTCACCTTGGAGGAGGTGGGTGCTATCTGCTTAGGGCTCTTCAAGTCCCTCAGTGGTATCTCTGACCATGTCATGAGAAAAATTGCAGACAGAGTCTCCCTGCAGATGGAAGACATGAGCACCTACGCTTTGGTGAACGTGCTTAAAATGCTCCGCTACACTCGCATGGACCACTTACCCCTCCTGAAGGAGCTTGGGAAGGTTATTCCCGCTCGGATTCCGTTGATAAACATCCAGGGCATCATGCACATCACTCTTACCTGTTCATCCCTACACTACTTTGACGAAGGTATTATGGCTGCTGTAGCCACATCTTTGCCTTCTAAGGTGGCTTACTGCCGAAGCAAAGATGCTGCCAAGTTCTTATGGTCCTTTGGATGCCTGGACTATGAACCTCCAAACGAGGAAGAGTTTTATTCCAGCCTGATAGAGCAAATGCATAGAAAACTCCATGAATTTGGGAAGTTTCCGGAGCATCTCCTTACTGGTTTGCTTGGCCTGGCATTTGTCGGACACTTCCCAGAGGAGCTGATAGACTATGCTTTGAGGGATGAGTTTGTCCAGAAAACGAGAGGTAGTAAATATGAGCTCAAAAAGGACCTGTTCACTCTTAGTAAGAGCGTTGAAATTGAGTGCCCAAGCTACCAAGGCAGCCGCCTTCCGCCTCAGCTTTCTCAAGAGATCACTGAGATGGTTTTGAATTTTGCAGAGCAAGAAATCTATGTCAGGCCTGAAATTGTGGAAGCCACATCTCTTCTCCAGAGCATGTTAGGTGGCCCTGAATATGTGAAAAACCACATGATCCTGCCTCACACGAGATCGAGTGATCTGGAGGTTCATTTGGCCATGGACGGACACCCCATCCCTTTCAACTTAAAAGACCCTATTGCAGATAAGAAACTAAAAGACATCGGAGTTAGTCTAACGGATGACTTAATGTCTCAGCTTATAAAAGGGAGATCGAATAGCCAGTCTCCCGTGGAAGTGGAAAATGAAGCCAGGACTGCTGGTcaagagaggagggaagaagcaCGAACGCCATGCACTGGGGATCATGCTGCACTTTCAGGCGGAGCTCTTATCACGGATGCCAGATCGCAAGTTGAGCCTAAATCGGGGCACTGTCTTGAAGCCCCCCCTTCTCTTGTATTGAATCGGCAGCCTCGGGTGGTGAAACTGGCTATTCAGGTGTCCAACCGAAACCACTATTGCTACTGCTCCAAGCGGCTTTTGGGGCTGCACTGTTTGAAACGGCGGCAGCTGCGGCAGTTGGGGTACGTGGTGGTTGAGCTTCCCTTCTGGGAATGGTTTCCTCTGCTCAAACGCACGCGTTTGGAGAAACTGAGCTACCTCCATTACAAAGTCTTCAACCCAGCGCTCCTTAGCAGGACTGGTTAG
- the UBOX5 gene encoding RING finger protein 37 isoform X2 — protein sequence MVINVCLPQFKPRIHCNKISADGYEVENLISEDLARRNRGFRSEYFIKPPVHVTISFPFNIEICRINIDISSGGYQTFSGLEVYTSTSCSKTSWQSPEGQFAGLAGQPVSDKDTFTLVGKAVLKNQSKVTFGHRGFKPRPPFHQMENVFSYPGSASQDLWNKGPASLNNVSHLKICITHVAGGGLPCIKRLEVWGQPAKSCPQEVIEGVFQVASQFFAQDVGSLKPELWTPMESDCVPFSANDSEQQTLRKLVDVVQDIPEEFLDPITLEIMTFPMLLPSGKVIDQTTLEKCNRSEASWGRVPSDPFTGVAFSQHSQPLPHPTLKARIDHFLLQHSIPGTNLLGRAHASEMLVPSSITMSSLKRKMDCMDQSSVQPLYFSSTNLLVTSTSENSAKKMKTDNDSHLIQMDCSTGPKGDEAPHPHLGTSAGERDLSRKEVAELLKSRVLSLRKVQRQSSMSVVR from the exons ATGGTAATAAACGTCTGTCTCCCACAGTTCAAGCCAAGAATTCACTGCAACAAG ATTTCTGCTGATGGTTACGAAGTGGAGAATCTGATCTCCGAAGACCTTGCCAGGAGAAATCGTGGTTTCCGCAGCGAATACTTCATCAAACCTCCAGTCCACGTCACGATCTCTTTTCCCTTCAACATTGAGATCTGCAGGATTAATATCGACATCTCATCTGGAGGGTACCAAACCTTCTCCGGGCTCGAAGTTTACACCTCTACCTCATGCAGTAAAACCTCTTGGCAGAGCCCTGAGGGTCAGTTTGCAGGTCTGGCCGGTCAGCCTGTGTCAGACAAAGACACTTTCACACTGGTGGGAAAAGCAGTcttaaaaaatcaaagcaaagtgACGTTTGGCCACAGAGGCTTCAAGCCGAGGCCTCCTTTCCATCAGATGGAAAATGTCTTCTCCTACCCTGGTTCTGCATCTCAAGACCTCTGGAACAAAGGGCCCGCCTCGCTGAACAACGTGTCGCACTTAAAAATCTGCATCACCCACGTGGCCGGCGGCGGCCTGCCTTGCATTAAGAGGCTGGAGGTGTGGGGACAGCCTGCCAAATCGTGCCCACAGGAGGTGATCGAGGGTGTCTTTCAGGTGGCCTCCCAGTTCTTCGCCCAGGACGTTGGCAGCCTCAAACCAGAGCTCTGGACGCCGATGGAGAGCGACTGTGTGCCCTTCAGCGCCAACGACAGTGAGCAGCAGACCCTCCGCAAGCTGGTGGACGTCGTCCAAGACATCCCCGAAGAATTCCTGGACCCCATCACTCTGGAGATCATGACCTTCCCCATGCTCCTGCCCTCCGGGAAGGTGATCGACCAGACCACCTTGGAAAAATGCAACCGGAGTGAGGCGTCTTGGGGCAGGGTACCCAGCGATCCTTTCACTGGGGTGGCCTTCAGCCAGCACTCGCAGCCCCTACCTCACCCTACCCTCAAGGCCAGGATAGACCACTTCCTCTTACAGCACAGCATCCCTGGCACCAACCTGCTCGGGAGGGCTCATGCCTCAGAAATGCTCGTACCTTCTTCCATAACAATGTCttctctgaaaaggaaaatggactGTATGGATCAGAGCTCCGTGCAGCCgctctatttttcttctacaaacTTACTTGTCACGTCTACCTCAGAGAACAGtgctaaaaaaatgaaaactgacaaTGACTCGCATTTGATCCAGATGGACTGTTCGACAG GACCCAAAGGAGATGAGGCACCACATCCCCATCTTGGCACCTCAGCGGGGGAAAGAGACCTCTCGAGAAAAGAAGTGGCAGAGCTCCTAAAATCCCGAGTGTTGTCCCTTCGAAAGGTTCAGAGGCAAAGCAGCATGTCTGTTGTGCGTTGA